A single Actinomycetota bacterium DNA region contains:
- a CDS encoding sensor histidine kinase, whose translation MARRARALYGGLVEGNAIRSLWAEPRVPDPPRRVWRDWALVGVLVPAAVLESILREEVTWRPAALVITVAAIVLLLWRRTSPLPVVAGTFGLMGTGAAAWLLGAGEPVGLYSAASVLLVPYSLLRWAAGREVVIGLSIIVVVGAVCIAADFTGVVEAVAGMVILLFPAVLGASVRYRTGSRLRELDQIRLREREELARGLHDTVAHHVSAIAIHAQAGRALAASRPDAAVDALAVIEEAASRTLTEMRSMVGALRRPGEVPDLLPQRGLADIEGLAMLGGEGPRVDVELSGDLEGLRPMVEAAIYRVVQESITNAVRHARTATRIAVSVAGENGSVRVTVRDDGAAVPFGGAGSATGYGLVGMTERAALLGGALEAGPDPAGGWAVRAVLPRNGTPA comes from the coding sequence ATGGCGCGGCGCGCCCGAGCGCTCTACGGTGGGCTCGTGGAGGGAAACGCCATCCGCTCGCTCTGGGCCGAACCGCGGGTTCCGGACCCGCCCCGGCGGGTGTGGCGCGACTGGGCGCTCGTCGGCGTCCTGGTGCCGGCGGCGGTCCTCGAGAGCATCCTGCGCGAGGAGGTGACGTGGCGGCCGGCCGCGCTGGTGATCACCGTCGCGGCGATCGTCCTGCTGCTGTGGCGCCGGACGAGCCCGTTGCCCGTCGTCGCCGGCACTTTCGGTCTCATGGGGACCGGCGCGGCGGCGTGGCTCCTCGGCGCCGGCGAGCCGGTCGGGCTCTACTCAGCCGCGTCGGTGCTGCTCGTCCCGTACTCGCTGCTCCGGTGGGCGGCGGGGCGCGAGGTCGTGATCGGGCTGTCGATCATCGTGGTCGTCGGCGCGGTGTGCATCGCCGCCGACTTCACCGGCGTCGTCGAGGCGGTGGCCGGCATGGTGATCCTGCTCTTCCCGGCGGTGCTCGGGGCCTCGGTCCGCTACCGCACCGGCTCCCGCCTGCGCGAGCTGGACCAGATCAGGCTCCGCGAGCGCGAGGAGCTGGCCCGCGGGCTGCACGACACCGTCGCCCACCACGTCTCGGCCATCGCCATCCACGCCCAGGCCGGGCGTGCCCTTGCCGCATCCCGGCCGGACGCCGCCGTCGACGCGCTCGCGGTCATCGAGGAGGCCGCCTCGCGCACGCTCACCGAGATGCGCAGCATGGTGGGGGCGCTTCGGCGCCCGGGCGAGGTGCCCGACCTCCTTCCCCAGCGGGGTCTGGCCGACATCGAGGGGCTCGCGATGCTCGGGGGAGAGGGGCCGCGGGTCGACGTCGAGCTGTCGGGCGATCTCGAGGGCCTCCGCCCGATGGTCGAGGCCGCGATCTACCGGGTCGTCCAGGAGTCGATCACCAACGCGGTGCGACACGCCCGCACCGCCACCCGCATAGCGGTCTCGGTCGCCGGTGAGAACGGCTCCGTGCGCGTGACCGTCCGTGACGACGGAGCCGCCGTCCCGTTCGGCGGCGCGGGGTCGGCGACGGGCTACGGGCTCGTCGGCATGACGGAGCGCGCCGCGCTCCTCGGCGGCGCACTCGAGGCGGGGCCTGACCCCGCCGGCGGCTGGGCGGTCCGCGCCGTGCTGCCGCGCAACGGCACCCCCGCATGA
- a CDS encoding response regulator transcription factor: MTVRVIVADDQDLVRTGLSMILDAQPGIEVIGVAADGHEAVALARELRPDVCLLDIRMPGMDGIEATRQLAGPDVADPIAVVVITTFDLDEHVHAALRAGARGFLLKDAGPELLVQAIRSAANGDALIAPSVTVRLLAAFSDNPAEAPPAQPREPLTAREEEVLVTVARGRTNAEIADELHISLSTAKSHLASLMSKLGARNRVEIAMWAYETDRIRS; encoded by the coding sequence ATGACGGTTCGCGTGATCGTCGCCGACGATCAGGATCTCGTCCGCACCGGCCTCAGCATGATCCTGGACGCCCAGCCCGGCATCGAGGTGATCGGCGTGGCGGCGGACGGCCACGAGGCGGTGGCCCTCGCGCGCGAGCTCCGCCCCGACGTCTGCCTGCTCGACATCCGGATGCCGGGCATGGACGGCATCGAGGCCACCCGGCAGCTCGCCGGGCCGGACGTCGCCGACCCGATCGCCGTCGTCGTCATCACCACCTTCGACCTCGACGAGCACGTGCACGCCGCCCTACGGGCCGGCGCCCGGGGCTTCCTGCTCAAGGACGCCGGGCCCGAGCTGCTGGTCCAGGCGATCCGCTCCGCCGCCAACGGCGACGCGCTCATCGCGCCGAGCGTCACCGTGCGGCTGCTCGCCGCCTTCTCCGACAACCCCGCCGAGGCGCCACCGGCGCAGCCCCGCGAACCCCTCACGGCTCGCGAGGAGGAGGTCCTGGTCACCGTGGCCCGCGGCCGGACCAACGCCGAGATCGCCGACGAGCTCCACATCAGCCTCAGCACCGCGAAGTCGCACCTGGCCAGCCTGATGTCCAAGCTCGGCGCGCGGAACCGCGTCGAGATCGCCATGTGGGCGTACGAGACGGACCGGATCAGGAGCTGA
- a CDS encoding GNAT family N-acetyltransferase, whose translation MEIVTERLTLRPFDLEDVPAFVGYRSDPEVARFQSWEPTYSRDDGEQFLASQQGLRFGVPGDWMQLAAVDRVSGALCGDCAVRVATDQPATAEVGVTFSPSAQGRGLAREALTAVIDRLFDEHGLHRVFAQADDRNQPVHSLLEHLGFRCEACLVEADWFKGEWTTLRVYAVLDREWAVEAPVSS comes from the coding sequence TTGGAGATCGTGACCGAGCGCCTGACGCTGCGACCGTTCGACTTGGAGGACGTGCCGGCGTTTGTCGGCTATCGCAGCGACCCGGAGGTCGCCCGCTTTCAGTCCTGGGAGCCCACGTACTCGCGCGATGACGGCGAGCAGTTCCTTGCGTCACAGCAAGGTCTCAGGTTCGGCGTGCCAGGCGATTGGATGCAACTGGCTGCGGTGGATCGAGTCAGTGGAGCTTTGTGCGGCGATTGCGCCGTGCGAGTGGCGACGGACCAGCCGGCGACCGCTGAGGTAGGCGTGACGTTCTCGCCTTCAGCGCAAGGTCGTGGGCTGGCGAGGGAAGCGCTCACCGCCGTGATCGACCGGCTGTTCGACGAGCACGGCCTGCACCGGGTCTTCGCGCAGGCTGACGACCGCAATCAACCGGTGCACAGTCTGCTCGAACACCTTGGCTTCCGATGCGAAGCGTGCCTTGTCGAGGCCGACTGGTTTAAGGGCGAATGGACGACGCTGCGGGTGTACGCGGTGCTTGACCGCGAATGGGCCGTTGAGGCCCCGGTCAGCTCCTGA